The nucleotide window CAGAGTACACCATCGGGTTCATCCCCTCGGGGGCGTACTGCGCGAAGAACACCACCCCGCTGAGGAAGTGCGATGCGAGCCGCCCCGCTCCCCCGACGACGACGCCCAGTGCCGGACGGTGCGTCAGCAGACCCGCCAGCCCAAGCGCTCCAAAGGCCACCGGATAGTCGAGCAGAAACTGTAGGGGGTGCAAGAACACGGGCTCGATCAGGTAGTTCACCAGCCCCAACAAGACGCCGGCCAGCACGCCGGGACCGATCCCCCAGCGCAGGGCAACGTAGAAGATCGGCACCATGCTCGCGGCCGTGATCGACCCGCCCTGCGGCAGCTTGTACACCTTCACCAGACCCAGCACCGCGCCGAGCGCGACGGCGATGCCGATCTCAGCGATGATGCGAACTCTGGGGTTCCGCATGCTCGTTTCCTCCTTGTAAGAATCCGTCGTCGGGCGAGATCGCGTCGAACAGCGGGTTGCACGGCCCGAACCCGCCGCCCAGGGGCAGGGCCGCCTCGATGGCCCGGGTCACGAAGCGTTTGGCACCCGCGATCGCGTCGATGGGCGGTACGCCCTTCGCGAGGTAGGCTGCGATCGCCGCCGACAGCACGCAGCCGGTACCGTGCGTGTGGTGGGTAGCGATGCGTGGAGCGTGCAACTCGGTGAACGTCCGGCCGTCGTAGACGACGTCCGTCGGATCCCCAGAGAGGTGCCCCCCTTTGAGGAGCACGAGGCGCGGTCCGAACTCGGCGATCCGCCGGGCGGCTTCGCGCATCTCCTCCAGGTCTTCGATCCTGCGGCCCACGAGCGCGCCGGCTTCGTGGAGGTTCGGTGTCACGATTCGGGCGAGCGGCAGCAGCAGCCGCACCAGCGCTTCCTGCGCGTCGGCTCGCAGCAGCGGTGCCCCACTCTTGGCGATCATCACCGGG belongs to Armatimonadota bacterium and includes:
- the thiT gene encoding energy-coupled thiamine transporter ThiT, giving the protein MRNPRVRIIAEIGIAVALGAVLGLVKVYKLPQGGSITAASMVPIFYVALRWGIGPGVLAGVLLGLVNYLIEPVFLHPLQFLLDYPVAFGALGLAGLLTHRPALGVVVGGAGRLASHFLSGVVFFAQYAPEGMNPMVYSAIYNGSYMLPEIVISVFVTLLLLRSLPRPQPQA
- the thiD gene encoding bifunctional hydroxymethylpyrimidine kinase/phosphomethylpyrimidine kinase — encoded protein: MSVVRALTIAGSDSGGGAGIQADLKTFSALGVFGMTAVTAITAQNTRGVLAVQEVPADVVAAQIDAVATDIGIDAAKTGMLASAAIVEAVADRVRARRIDNLVVDPVMIAKSGAPLLRADAQEALVRLLLPLARIVTPNLHEAGALVGRRIEDLEEMREAARRIAEFGPRLVLLKGGHLSGDPTDVVYDGRTFTELHAPRIATHHTHGTGCVLSAAIAAYLAKGVPPIDAIAGAKRFVTRAIEAALPLGGGFGPCNPLFDAISPDDGFLQGGNEHAEPQSSHHR